In Zhaonella formicivorans, one DNA window encodes the following:
- a CDS encoding OsmC family protein produces MAKEVFKATVNWQSGLACEADARGFKVTMDEPAELGGTNTSMNPVELLLSALGGCITICAAAFAPACKVNLIDFSVDLEGDLDPDGFLGKNPNVRTGFSDIRYKMHIKTDSPKENVERLVKAIKKVCPVSDTLKGVPVSGDYELEAVEQSKVS; encoded by the coding sequence AGTATTTAAAGCCACAGTGAACTGGCAGTCAGGGCTGGCTTGCGAGGCCGACGCCCGTGGTTTCAAGGTTACCATGGATGAGCCTGCGGAACTGGGCGGAACAAACACTTCCATGAACCCTGTTGAGCTCTTGTTGTCTGCGCTGGGCGGATGCATTACTATTTGTGCCGCTGCCTTTGCCCCAGCCTGCAAAGTCAATTTAATTGATTTTTCCGTTGATTTGGAAGGGGATCTGGATCCCGACGGTTTCCTGGGCAAGAACCCCAATGTGCGCACCGGCTTTTCCGATATCCGCTACAAAATGCATATTAAGACCGATTCTCCCAAAGAGAATGTAGAAAGGCTGGTTAAAGCCATTAAAAAGGTTTGCCCTGTTTCCGACACCCTGAAAGGTGTACCCGTTTCAGGCGATTATGAATTGGAGGCAGTTGAACAATCTAAAGTGAGTTAA
- a CDS encoding D-cysteine desulfhydrase family protein, producing the protein MKFAYPERLYFANLPTRIDRLKRLERELGGPELYIKRDDETGSEVSGNKVRKLEFALAEALGQKADVLVTCGGLQSNHARATAALAAKLGLKCYLILRGSPEAEIEGNYLLDKILGARIKFITKEDYRDRLPQIFAEVEAELKAEGHNPYLIPEGGSNGIGTFGYFLAAQEIVQQQEDLGLKFDHVVVTVGSGGTFAGLLAGFRALHSPISLKGINISADAGFFVERIWGILQDSYRYLPEPLEIAKSDIRIIDGYAGLGYALSRAEEIDLILKLARMEGVILDPVYTGKAMYGLVEEIKKGTFKKGEKVLFIHTGGLAGLFGFKHYFI; encoded by the coding sequence GTGAAATTTGCTTATCCGGAGCGGTTATATTTTGCCAACTTGCCTACCAGGATTGACAGACTGAAAAGGCTGGAGCGGGAATTAGGGGGTCCTGAGCTCTACATTAAACGGGATGACGAGACGGGGTCGGAAGTATCGGGCAACAAAGTGAGGAAACTGGAGTTTGCATTGGCGGAAGCGCTGGGCCAAAAGGCTGATGTCCTGGTAACCTGCGGCGGCCTGCAGTCCAACCATGCCCGGGCCACGGCTGCCTTGGCGGCCAAGTTGGGGCTCAAATGCTATTTAATATTGCGCGGCAGCCCTGAGGCGGAAATTGAGGGCAATTACCTGCTGGACAAAATCTTGGGGGCCAGGATTAAATTTATAACCAAAGAAGACTATCGGGACCGGCTCCCACAGATTTTTGCTGAAGTAGAAGCTGAATTGAAAGCTGAGGGGCACAACCCTTACTTAATTCCGGAAGGGGGGTCCAATGGCATCGGTACGTTCGGCTATTTCCTGGCGGCCCAGGAAATCGTTCAGCAGCAGGAAGATTTGGGGCTGAAGTTTGACCATGTAGTGGTCACGGTCGGTTCAGGAGGTACCTTTGCCGGGCTTTTGGCGGGATTCAGAGCATTGCATAGCCCGATTAGCCTCAAGGGGATAAATATTTCGGCTGATGCCGGCTTTTTCGTAGAGCGGATTTGGGGCATTTTGCAGGACAGCTACCGCTATTTGCCGGAACCGCTGGAGATTGCAAAGAGCGATATTCGTATCATCGACGGATATGCAGGCTTAGGCTACGCCTTAAGCCGCGCGGAGGAGATTGACTTAATCCTGAAACTGGCAAGGATGGAAGGCGTTATTCTCGACCCGGTCTACACCGGCAAGGCCATGTACGGCTTGGTGGAGGAAATCAAAAAAGGCACCTTCAAAAAAGGAGAAAAAGTGCTCTTCATTCATACAGGTGGTCTGGCCGGTCTTTTTGGGTTTAAGCATTATTTTATATAA